The region CCGTTCTCGTCCACAATCACCGCGAACAGCTGCCACACCTTGCTCCGACCGCGCTTGTCGCGAAGTGTGTACTGTCCGCTGGACAGCCTCCGCTTGAGGTCGGCGATGTGGGCATAGGTGGCCGGAGTCGTTAGGTCCGGAGTGGCGCACCGCGATCGGGTAGTTGGTGTGTACTGCAGGTATGCGtcattaaaatcaataaacagACAGGTGAGAGTTCCAACTTCTTATCTCGAAGCAGGCCTTGCTCCACCACGGGAGCATCCATTGGCCAGGAGTCCACTGCGCCAATGTATTACCCACCTGCTCCTGTTCGAGGCCATCGAAGCTAAATTCATGCTTTATGTCGAATTCTCGCAGCAAGTCCATTGCAGAATTatcaaaccaaaacaaaaaacataaataccTAGAGATGGGACTTCGGTCAAGGAAGCACGACGAATAGTTTCCAGTCACTTTCACACATTGCAAGGTACATACTcgtatttcaaatatttgtcaCGGGATCAAAGGTTACTGGGTTAACGAAGCACTTCATATCATTACTTACATTTCTAAAAGCATGGTGATCTtaaatcattattattattttttgttgttaaatTAATCTTCAATATTTTAACAAGATGGTTACTTGCTCTACACGATAAGGTGGAATTCCATCTAAATGATCCTACATgtgtataattttaaaaaatgtccaATAAACATTCGCATTTACATTGAAAACAGAGAATAAGTGGGAACTCAGTAACATTTTACAAGCCTTGAATCGTGACCGGCAGTCACGTCCGTTCGGAACTAGTTCCAACTATCCAAGTCCCTATAACTAGCTCATCGTCAAAACACTGCTTTGGGTTTCCAAACAAATTCCAACGTCTCGCGCTTAAAATTTTTCATAGAATCCAGGAAACGTTGAACTGTCGAAATATACCGCTGAAACCATGCCCAACAGCAAGGAAGCAGGCACAGAGGCCGATCGTGGAGATGATGTCAAACTAAACAGCCGCGATAGCGTCGCGTAAGTTGCTTTATAGGAGTTGAAGCCTCCTCTGGATATAACTCTGGATACCTGCTGGCACCCCTACAGATTGAAGGACCTGCTGCAGAAGCGGCTCTCGGAGTGCGGCTGGCGCAAGGACATCGAGGACATGATACGCCATACCATCGAGGAGCGCGGCGTGTCCAACCTGACCCATGATCAGCTGGCTGCCGAGATAGTCCCCCATGTAGGTCAGTGGCAACTCCTGGGGGCACCTCATTAACCCACATTACCTCTAAGCAGGCTCGCGCCCTGGTCCCCGACGTCATTCGGAAGGAGATGCTTATGCGCGTGCGCGCTGCCCTGGACTCCTCCTTGCCACAGGAGCAGAACTGACTGGCCATCCAGAACTCCGAGTCCTCCAGAGCATTCACCATAGTCACACTGCCTGCAGAATTTAAATTCTAGCACATCTGTTTGTGGTTTATTATCTCGTATTAAGTAGATATTTACATTCTTACGCTAGTTATGAATTGCGCCATTTGTTAAACAATATGcatgtaataaataaacaacctAATTGTAGTTATAATACGTTGTTGCTATGTTCATGTTATGGGTACTCGATTGGCTAAACAAAATCTGTGGTGGTTTTGTTGGCAGGGGAAACTAGGAACGCGGCTTGGGCTCTGCTTGTACATGTTCGTTTAATTATGCTACAAATAATAAGGCTAAGTTGTAACTGCTACTCCGTTAGGGTTTACGTTTACTTATTCAATAGCGAGTCGATTGAAAAGTCTTTGAATTTGGCGTTGGAATCATCGTTGAAcagctgcggctgctgcagttgctcctgctgcttgGGAACTGGTGCCGCCGTTGCCGTTGGCAGCATTTTCAGCAGTTTCGTGCGCGGTTTGCGCAGAAACTTGGTGTTTATTTGAAACTTGGTTGGTTTGTGGTTTGCACTTGACTGGGCTTGAAACATTGGTGTATCTGTGGCTGTGCTCTCAGCAAAGGTTGTCGATGGGATTGCCTGCGATGTTGCTACTGTGGTGGCTACTTGAACTGTACTGATTGGGGGGCAATAGCCCTGGCGCCAGGCACGCAGCTCTCCTCCTCCACCCGACGACTTGACGATGCCCATAGACTTTGTAGCTGTTGCTGCAGGTGGTGCCCTTGCCTGTGCGAAGGCATTGGGTCCAAAGCACTTGAGAAAGTTCTGCACATGGAGCAAGCTGTCGTTCTCGTTCTTGTGCAGTGGCCTACGCTGTTTGTCCTCGTTCTCGTCCTCCGCCTCGTAGTCCACCGAAGATTGCTGctgcgaggaggaggagaaggtGGAAGagctgctgtggctgctgaGCTGTAGCAACAGAATTCGATAAATTGCTTGGACAACCAATTAGAGAATCTTCTAGCACCTACATCATCGTCATTTTTGTCGATCAGCTGCTGAAAGCCAGGCTCCGCCGACTTCAGCTGGTCGTGTTTGCCCTGCTGGGCCAGTTTGCTGTTGCCATGattgctgccactgctgctgctgctgttgtcacGCCCTCCTCGCTTGCTCACGGATTGCTTCTTCTtcagctgctgcggctgctgaaGCCCTTGCTCACGGTACGACTTTCAGCTAGTTTTGGCGATGTTATCGTCGCGCCTTAGTTGGGACTGGAAGAAGAAATGCATTATTCAGTAGGCGTCCCACAGGAATGGATATTTAGGTTTGCTTTGGGAGTATAAGTTCAACAACTGGGTTCTCTTTCAGCCTGACACACAAGGACAACAAACAATTTCGGGGTTATCTGCCAACAGCAATGGGATATTAACAATGAACCAGATGGGCGCAAAAGCAGATGAGTTCGAAATCGTGGCGTGTgtgttttgaaaatttctttGGCTTTTCCAATTGGTTGGCTGATCGAGTGATTGGAGGGTAGTGAGTGGTGCTGTAGATGAGACATGGAGCTGGCGCAAAATGAAAAGGTGAGAATGCACGAATAACAGGCACTGGCATATGGATTATGGATTCTCATGTGGCAAGGACATGCACCCACAATCACACTGACACTGACACACACACAGGAACTCGCTCGCACGCACTCTACTACCTGGTGATGCGTGCTGTAGAGAGCCGCGTGGTGCACCGCAtaggaggaggaggtgctACTTAAACCGTCAACGCCAACGCCGCCGCCACCCACTTGAATCTGAATGCTAGGATGttggtgtgggtgtgggtggtggtgctgctgacCCATGCCCGTGCCCGCTGTGGTCGTAAAAGTagttgtggttgttgctgctgttgcagccATGGCTGTCGCTGACCCACCTCGTCCGATGCCAGCAGCAGCCCCACCTCCAGCGCCCAGGCTCATGCCCACGCCCAGCATGTGGGCGGCTGCCACAGCGGCGCTGGTGTGGTGCGACTGGTGCAGATGCTGCTGCACTTGTTGCGcgtgctgctgttgctgctgctgctgcgaagGATGCGACTGGTGTTgcgcctgttgctgctgcagctgcgaagGATGCTGGTGATGCAAGCTGTTGCTATTGGCGGCGCTGTTGGCACTCAAGGTCCCcacgctgctgttgctgtttccGGCGTTGTTGTACGAATGGGCCGCAGAAACGTGTCTGTAAGAATAGAACATGATTATTTTCTGATTATTGAAGTGTTTGAATAGAACATGACGAAATGTTGCTTCTTAACAACATTTGTCATGTGTTTTAACAATACGTTAGAGGACATAACTCACCTCATTCCCAAGTTGGCTGCGCTGGTCATGTTCATGCCAGAGATCGACATCGATGTGGCAGCGGGCCCACTGGCATTCGCAGAGGTTGTAggattgctgttgctgctgttcaCACTGTTGCTTGTTACATTGTTGCCActggtgctgttgctgccactgctgttgCTTGTGGCCCCTGGTCCGCGATAGTCCAACACCACTGCGGTGGAGCTCGCTGCTGCCACCGTGGGTCGGCTATTGGCCATGGTCGGGATGGTGGTATTGATGGCAGTGGTGGCCAGCGAAACGGCCGCAGCGATTGTGGTGGCCGCATTCAGGgcgctgatgttgctgccgagtccgatgctgctgccgccgctgttGCCGCTGGAAGCTAGTGTGGAAATGACAGAAGTTGTACaagttgatgttgctgttgttgttgaggTTGTTGTGGTGGTTGTTGGAGCTGCCGTTGTCGACATGGCGGCTGTAAGCATTTGGTTAGATTGTGAGTACCCCGTTGTTGCTGTTCCATCTCCACGAAAATAGTGTGTTTGTGCGGTATTAGTTTGTAATTGGTGAGTGGGTGTGCTTGGGTTGTGGTCGATTATGTGTGCGGGGTGTGTGGGCTTTCTTCACTGCATGCAACAGACAGCAACACAAGAAACTTAGGCTTAACTAAAAGTACAGCACCTCACCCAGAGTTAACCTGCGACCCAACGCCTTTTTGGCCAGTAGCCATTCAAAACTCTAGGTGCAGGTGGTGAAAACTTAGtgaaataaatttagaatGTGTTCGTTTTTGtgtttaataattaaacattttattcatttttaaaataaataaaatcgaaaaataatAGCTTTAGGTATCGAAAGAACTTAACTGTTAACTTGGCCAAGGAAATAATTTTGCGTTACAAGCGTAAGTATAATTAGGTTCGTATTTTGCCGTAAATACATATGACTAACTTAAAAGCCTAATTAAGGAAAAGTAATCTAATCGGGTATGGACTAATGGTAAAGATAGAGAAGCATTCCGTATTAAAAGAGAGACGAGCTGTCAGTGTCGATAAATGCAATAATTTACTTGTACCATCGCTGCTTAAGTTTGTCGAACAGGAATTCCATTGACAGAATGTGGGTGTGTAAATTATGTACATAGTTTGTTTATAAAGATGACCACTTGTAACCAGTTTAGTTGTTAACTTAACATAAGTCTCTTAAGACTACGACACGAACTGGACTCGAGTTCCATTTGTATGTACAACGAACACCAAACAAAAAAGTGTAAGTACAGAAAATTAAACGCAAAATTTGGTCTGTGAGCAATGGCTGTGTAAGTGGGTGGATGTGGGGCTCCTCCAGTGCCACGTGGTGGGAGCGAGCGAGTGCCGACACCAAGAACAATAGAGAATGGGCGCCTTCTCTACTTACCATGCGCCTCGGCCTTGGCACCGCTTGCGATGGTGTTCAGCGGGATCTGCAGGCGCGCATTGACCGCCAGCAGGTGGTCTCGACGCGCTATCAGGCTGGTCACATGCTCCTCCAGCCGGAGGTTCTCGCTCTGCAGCTGGTGCAGGCAATTAAGCAGCGAGGCAACTGCAAGACAAGTATCAAGTGTTAGTTTCCAAAGACCCTTGGCAAAGCTCCCGATATGCGACTCATACTCACTGTCAAAGTGCTGCGCCTGCTCCATGAGGAACTGCGAGCCCTGCTCCCACTGCCGCTCGAGCAGCTGCTCCAGACTCTGCGGAATGGGCATGTTGCCGTTCATGCCACCGCTGAACATCGACTGCAACGGATTGGGAGCTGGTGCTGCGTTGCTGGGGGCAATGCTCGAATTACGCTGAAAATCGAGGGTGAAATTAGTTGGGTTTCACTGGGCAATAAATCTATCTGAGGCATTCGTAAGGACTTTATAGAGCGAGGGGCTTGGACCACAATGGtcaataaaattttagtttaccaAATGCAAACTGCTTACCTGCTTGCCGGGGAACGGAACTCCCGTGTACTGCGAGCTCAAGGAGTCGGAGGTGTATATTGAGTGATCCTGTACCTCCATGTGCAACTGCTCGGACAGCTTCTGGGCCACGCTGCTGTTCGGATTGATCTGGTTGCCCAGCATGTGGGCGGCCGTGTGCGTGATGATCGAACTGGCTGAACTGGCCGTCGTGGATGCAGCAGGCGTGGCGGGTGGCGTGGGTGTGCTGCTGGCCGGATTGCTCGAGCCACTGCCCGCGCCATTCTGCAGAATGCGCACATCCTTGAGATCCTGTtgagctgcagctgctgccgccgccgctgctgctgctatcGTCGAGTCCTTTGCCTTGCGTCCACGTTTCCGGACATTTCCAGGCTGTGCTGCCGCCGACGTGGGAGCAGCTGCGGTCAGGGAACCGGACGCTGCCGTCGCCGAGTGCATAGCCGATCCAATCTCTGAGCCGGGCGAACTGGGCGGCGAATCCTTTATGGCGCTCACTGGCATCATGGGCACGTCCATCTGCGTCTGACTCTCGTAGGTGAACTTGAGGCCGCCGGAGGAGCCCCCACCCGCCATCGAGTTGAGTGGCAACTGGTTGCTCAGCATGACCAAAggagttgttgttgttgcgggCACTGCGGATGCTGAGGACGAGGAGTTGCTGGCCGTGCTGATATCGGGCGTTCTGTTGTTGGGTTTCGACGTGGGCGTATTGGAAGAGGGAGTGGTATTAGTATTAGTGAATTGCAAAATCTCTAGATcttcatgttgctgctgtggttgttgctgttgctgtggctGCAAGTGCGTAAAGCTAGCGGAGTTGGAAGCTGAGGCTGAGCTAAGATTTGTGGGGGAGCTGGATCTAGCGGGGGCTGcatactgctgctgctgctgctgctgctgttgctgctgctgatacAGCTGCGTTTGCTGCGCACGCAACATTTTCTTGTTCAGGGGCTTGGCTTggctgctgccgttgctggCTGCCGGCAACACATTGCTGGtggagttgctgctgccacGATAGTTTCCAGAGGCTGACATATTAACCGGCGAGTCTAGCAGATTTACCACATTTGCCACACCACTGGAGCCGCCACTCGAAGAGGAGGACGACGTGGACGAGCAGGACGAGGACGTCGGCTCGCCGCTGTGATTGGTGTtgctactgctgctgttgttgcgcGTGTTGCGACTAGCTGCAGTCGCTGCAGACCCTGTTACTGGCGGGGAATCGACCGAGGACGAGGACAGGGATTGCAACATCACCACCGGCGAGGAGACCACCGGTGGAGGCGCAGTCGACGGCGGcggggtgggcgtggcactgtAGTGCGGCGAACTGTGGCGACTCTGCTTCTCGGCTGGTGTGGCGGCAACTGGGGCTGGCGTGGCGGTTGTCGCCACCGAAGTTCCCTCATTCTTACTCTGCGCAGCCCCGCGCTTTTTGCCCGACCTCGAGGGTCCCTTGGAATTGGAGGAGGATGTGGCTGAGGCGGAGGCAGAGCCACCAGCCAGGGAGGACGAGGAGGTAGGTGTggaggaggatgaggacgaGTTGGTGGAGGAGTGCAGCGCGTGTGGCTGCTGCGATGACGCGTTCTGTGGCTGCTGTTGGTgtaattgttgctgctgtggatTTTGTTGGTGATGGCTATTGTGGTGGGTGgggtgatggtggtggtggtgggcaTGGTGGTGACTACTGCCACTCTCACCGGAGCGCGATCTACGTGTGATGGGAGGTGGTTGGGCGGTCATGTCGTGTACAGTGTGGGAAGACATTAAGCAAACGAGAGAGAGACAAAGAGAAAAAGAGTGGTTTTTATAGATCGCGTTTTTTTACATGAGTTTTTCAACTTCGCAAGGACCAAAAATCAAGGGACAGAAATTTCAGCCTCAAATGTGGCAGGTGAAAACaaaggggaaaaaaaaaaagaaaattaacaattttagGTCTTACAttcaaaataatcaaaaacGAGATTTTTCTAGACTACCATATACGATTTCTTTGGAATTATTcagaataaaatcaaattacgAACCAAGGGCGCTTCACAAGCTACACACGTAGAGCAACACAACATCAAAAACGCTTTAAAAAAGGATTTGAGAAAATAAATCTGGGATCAAGTATAAACTTAAGGCACGAGCAAGCACAGGCAACAAATTTGAAGGAATAGTCAGTCGGTGTGCTGACTGCCAGGCGAACAGCTCCCGCTTACCTGCTCCGACGTGCCGGTGGCGCCTCTTGCTCCTGCAACTGCTGCACTCTGGTCGTCTGCTTCTCATAGCTGATCTTCAGGTTTCCGCTCTCCGTGGTCGTGGCAGTGAGGTTGCCGCTGGCTAGTGACACGCCACTGGCCGATATTATGCTGCCACCACTGTTGCCGCTGACTAGGGTGCCCAAGGCCGGCGATGACTTGCCGCTCTGGTGCTGGATGACCGACGAGGAGCCGCCGCTGGGGCCACCGCTGCTCGCACCACCGTGAAACGCTCCAGTTGATCCACCCATTGCCGGTAGATTGCTCTGCTGCGACTGGGCGCCGCTGCTGCGCGATGATGCTGGATGGGATTCTgcggggaaaaataaacagtaATTAGTATTGATTAcgaaaattcaaaaacatcGGTAATTTAAATCCCTGGATTGGCATAGAACTAAAAATGAACCTTAATATCGACGAAGGCCACcgatttttgtaaattaaattaatactcGCTGAGCAAAACCTATTAATTTGAAATCTCTGATAATACTGTCAACCTTGCAAAAATAGAATTCTAACgtgaaaattacaaaataatattttataaccaTTTcttgtagagtaaaagggtatgtGCTCGCTTATTTGAGTAATAGGGACCTGACAGTAGAGTTACTCCACTCTTCCCTTTTGCTTTTAAGAAGTAGGTTTCAGCTAGAAACTCACCGCTGGTGATATtactgctactgctgctggtggGCAGGTTGACTCCAGGTACATTGGCCGTGGACAGCGGCACAGAGACGTACAGGCTGGGTGCATTGCTGCTGCTCCCAGTCGTCGGCTGCtgattgctgctgctgatgtccttggtgttgctgccgtgcttgttgctgctggtacTGCTACTGCTGCCACCGCCTGCACTTCCTGAACCACTCGACTTGCTCGATTCTGTCTTTGGATAACCGCCAGATCCCGCGACGGATGGTGCTCCTCCGGTCGCCGAGCCCCCGGTACTGTTGCTGCCGGAGGTTGAGCCCGCATTGCCGCTGGAGGTGGAGCCTGAGGTAGTGCTGCCCGTCGCTGGGGGGACTGAGGCCGCTGTCGCGCTCGCCGTTACCGCAATGGACGCACTCGTCGAGCTGGCCAGCGGCGCATTCACTTCGGCGGTGGCGGATGTTTGGTGGGTCGGCGGGCTGAGTTCGGTACGTTGCTGCAACGACATGAAGGCAGGAAGTGGTAAATTAGTATGTGAATGTTTGGTTTGTTACTCACAAGTAAATAGAACTAGCTGATAAAAACCTAAGCACTTGATAAGCTCCGTGAAACTATAAACTAGCAAGTAGTTAGCTCAAGTTTATTCGTGTTACACAATCAAAGAGGAAGCCTTTATCACACAGTGGAACGCCTTTGTTATAGATTTAGTTCCATACTCTCCGGCAAATAATCGGGTTTAATTCAAGCAACCATAACGTTGATACAAAAGTAAATGGAGATATGAGTTAAGTATTGACGTCATAGCTGGAATTTCCTACAGTCATCGTGTTTAGAATAACTCTGAAATATTATTACTCAACTCCTTCGGGTAATTAAACCATTACTTGATTATTTGGGGTAAATCGTGATACTCATTTCAGTCAAAAAGGCAACGATATATAACGGACCACTCATGGCAAAGGGATTTTTGATGGCTTTTTGATTAAACTCGGcactttattttcaaaacattacCAAAACATAGCAAGTTTTAGTatccattttaattttgtttgctaattagtttgtaaaataaataagctgGTGTGAACTTCTCTATAACGGACCTTGCTAATCTTTATTTTCCCCAAACGCTTTCAATTACTAAGTTTCATTCAATAActcctactaattttaaagtttctaATAAAGAGTATGCGATTTGATTCTAAAGTTTTTGGAGCTTAACTTTGTAACAGAAAAAGGTTGTTTCTATAACTTGGAGTGGGTAGGACACTTTATCCTTTCAAAGTAATGCTTTTCTTGGCcgttctttattatttttcataaaagGACCCCTTGTCATCCAATAACCCCAAACATGGATCTTTGCCAGACCACACATAGAGGTTTTTGGGAAACATTTACAAAATCCGTGCAAAGCTTCTCAAGAGTGTTATCCACATCGGTGTGAATAATGGTGTTTGTTCCCCGTCTGATTTGCTTTTTAGCTTTGCGGTCATTAGCAACATCCGGTTGGTGGTGAGCCATGTAAACACATGTTTACAACACCATCGCCATCGAGGCAGAAGAATAACAAACACACAAAGCACGGGGCAGCGGAGAGCGCAGCTCGATTAACAGACCAATAACAGGCCGTTAAGCCGTAAAGCTGCTAAACTGAGCCAGCAATCACGGCAACCACTGTTGTTGTGGCTGCGAATGCAGCGGGTGGATGAAAGAGAGAGGACATAAATGCACAACGTATGTGTTCCATATAGATAAAAAAGGCTGCCACATTAATGCATCTCAAAGGCTCTTATCTCTGATGTTGCTGcacaaaaatatgaaaaaaggCCAACGAAACAAGTACGTGAGTCAGAGTTTTAAAGAATGCAAGACACCCaggctgcagctgcagcaaatgTTGCTGCAATGCTGGGCGAGTTTTTCTAGTTGTTGTTGCGGTTGTGTTTTTGTGGTTTTAGCTCGACATATGCTGCCATATGCAGCTCAATTATATATactaaatgtatatttatatatgggctTGTGTGGGGCAACAAATGTTACATGCAGCGAATgcacaaaaaacaataaagagcAAGGCCTACCGATTGGGAGAGCAACTCCAACTCCGCTCTTTTCACCAcccgctctctctctcgcctTTTCTAGCTGCCTCTCCtcgctctctccctctcttccCATCCGACTTCCCCGCTGTTATTATTGTTGCTCAAATCGGGGTTGGGGGTGCAACAtaacacacacatacaatgTAGTTTGGTCACGTAGACAAAAAACAGACAAAAGAAAGGCCTATGCGCAGCGTTGCCACCTGATGGGTGGTTTTCCCAATTGGGAGTCCCATTCGATTGGGTTTTCTCAGCAACAAGGTGGAAGCGCGAGCCTGTTGCTCCGAAAACTCTGGTGTCGAATTTCCAAAAGCGACAAAAACGCCTTCATGCCTCATTAGATTCAGGTCAGGAGGAGAAGGACAAACAATTATCCGGAACAGCTCAACTGGCCATCTGCCCCTTAAAGACATCGAGCTATAATGGTAGGTGTTTTCCCAGGTATTCAAATGAAGTGTATTTTACACCTTTTCCTCAAGATCAATCAAGTTCTTGAGCCGATGAAAATTTACTAATGGGTACCAAAACAACGCTTCCTTATTAATGAAGTAATTTAGCTGAAAATGAATTAGGAACAGAATAATTCGCATATAGAGTGTACATTTCAATGAGGTTCTACTGTAAGCCCGATTACACGTTTGGTCGCTGGCGATACGTTttgtaattgaaaaataagttaatCCTTTTTCATGGTCAAGTTCTGTGTGCTTTGGAAAGCTTCCCGC is a window of Drosophila biarmipes strain raj3 chromosome 3R, RU_DBia_V1.1, whole genome shotgun sequence DNA encoding:
- the LOC108027183 gene encoding enhancer of yellow 2b transcription factor isoform X2 encodes the protein MPNSKEAGTEADRGDDVKLNSRDSVALKDLLQKRLSECGWRKDIEDMIRHTIEERGVSNLTHDQLAAEIVPHARALVPDVIRKEMLMRVRAALDSSLPQEQN
- the LOC108027183 gene encoding enhancer of yellow 2b transcription factor isoform X1 gives rise to the protein MPNSKEAGTEADRGDDVKLNSRDSVALKDLLQKRLSECGWRKDIEDMIRHTIEERGVSNLTHDQLAAEIVPHVGSRPGPRRHSEGDAYARARCPGLLLATGAELTGHPELRVLQSIHHSHTACRI